Proteins encoded in a region of the Methylobacterium radiotolerans JCM 2831 genome:
- a CDS encoding glycosyltransferase family 4 protein, which produces MLRIGIDAHVLTGKPQGSRTWLVNIIGRAAARHPDATYVVYSGDPEACARIVSGDNIEHQRLPRVPATVRLTLVWPWLFLRDRLDTLLTTYIAPPLVPGDRQVVVVHDILFETHPEFFPWSMRWRNKILTRLSARRAKLVLTISDYSRDSIANVYGIARERIAEVRCGSTPPQAVTERTPLADGRPYLLMVGRLEPRKNLGLVLDAFARLPQGAARLIVVGKGDGERPETLDRLARTPDAVHIAGIDDRGLSDLYARAAALVFPSRGEGWGIPVLDSLARGTPVIASSLTAIPEAGGSAASYFDPDAPDRVERLTELMAAAIEGRLPFDATAARAHAARHDWDGPAATFVDLMRRSFTARTHLRDLILAAPNLRG; this is translated from the coding sequence ATGCTTCGCATCGGCATCGACGCGCACGTGCTCACCGGCAAGCCGCAGGGCAGCCGGACCTGGCTCGTGAACATCATCGGGCGGGCCGCCGCCCGCCACCCGGACGCCACCTACGTGGTCTATTCCGGCGACCCGGAGGCCTGCGCCCGCATCGTCTCGGGCGACAACATCGAGCACCAACGGCTGCCGCGCGTGCCCGCGACCGTGCGGCTGACCCTGGTCTGGCCGTGGCTGTTCCTGCGCGACCGGCTGGACACGCTGCTGACTACCTACATCGCCCCGCCGCTGGTGCCGGGCGACCGGCAGGTGGTCGTGGTCCACGACATCCTGTTCGAGACGCATCCCGAATTCTTCCCCTGGTCGATGCGCTGGCGGAACAAGATCCTGACCCGGCTCTCGGCGCGGCGCGCCAAGCTGGTCCTGACCATCTCCGACTACAGCCGCGACTCCATCGCCAACGTCTACGGCATCGCGCGGGAGCGCATCGCCGAGGTGCGCTGCGGCTCCACGCCGCCGCAGGCGGTCACGGAGCGGACTCCGCTCGCCGACGGGCGCCCCTACCTGCTGATGGTCGGCCGGCTGGAGCCGCGGAAGAATCTCGGCCTCGTCCTCGACGCCTTCGCGCGGCTGCCGCAGGGCGCGGCCCGGCTGATCGTCGTCGGCAAGGGCGACGGCGAGCGGCCCGAGACCCTCGACCGCCTCGCCCGGACGCCGGACGCGGTGCACATCGCCGGCATCGACGACCGGGGCCTGTCCGACCTCTATGCCCGGGCCGCCGCCCTGGTCTTCCCGAGCCGCGGCGAGGGCTGGGGCATCCCTGTCCTCGACAGCCTCGCCCGCGGGACGCCGGTGATCGCCTCGAGCCTCACGGCCATCCCGGAGGCCGGCGGCAGCGCGGCGAGCTACTTCGACCCGGACGCCCCCGACCGGGTCGAGCGGCTCACCGAGCTGATGGCGGCGGCGATCGAGGGGCGGCTGCCCTTCGACGCCACCGCCGCGCGCGCCCACGCGGCGCGCCACGACTGGGACGGGCCGGCCGCCACCTTCGTCGACCTGATGCGCCGCAGCTTCACGGCCCGCACGCACCTCCGCGACCTGATCCTCGCCGCGCCGAACCTGCGGGGGTGA
- a CDS encoding right-handed parallel beta-helix repeat-containing protein, whose translation MRWPRTVLGGALSALVLPVLSACGPADAQVQQNILVDPAGGTKPGYTTVARLADVPFAALGPGSSVLVRGGSYGDVVFVGSRGTAAAPVTVAAEPGTQPRLSNSVVFENAVYVTVTGLTVQGAVNSGFIIRRGSSHVTVAGSTVSRSGLGIWIGDGAGAGHRISGNTLADNQTHGVAVDVINAPREDPSYILDNTVTGNGIHGMEINGSGYVVEGNRVSGNGVGMSGTSGIHVYAKDAAQDAGDRNTIRYNIVTGQKETTGQDGNGIQIDQWCDGNVVAFNVAADNDGAGINLFDAGSNTVVNNTTYGNMRDSGGKHVYRGEIVLASDYTKQVDRTSNNRVLNNIAYATRPNVAAIVVEATTTDNNNAIGPNFLGSAVGAPLYRWDTQATGDGASLPLNGQGPDLTGTPAFRDPANPMTGGLALTAPPARAGIPLGATRDIAGQAYAPGEAPTFGAYRSP comes from the coding sequence ATGAGGTGGCCCCGCACGGTCCTCGGCGGCGCCCTGTCGGCGCTGGTGCTGCCGGTCCTGTCCGCCTGCGGGCCGGCCGACGCGCAGGTGCAGCAGAACATCCTGGTCGACCCCGCCGGCGGCACGAAGCCCGGCTACACCACGGTGGCACGGCTCGCCGACGTGCCCTTCGCCGCGCTCGGTCCCGGCTCGAGCGTGCTCGTCCGCGGCGGCAGCTACGGCGACGTCGTGTTCGTCGGGTCGCGCGGGACCGCGGCGGCGCCCGTGACGGTGGCGGCAGAACCCGGCACGCAGCCGCGCCTGTCCAACTCCGTGGTGTTCGAGAACGCCGTCTACGTCACGGTCACAGGCCTCACCGTGCAGGGCGCGGTGAATTCCGGCTTCATCATCCGCCGGGGATCGAGCCACGTCACGGTCGCGGGCTCGACCGTGTCACGCTCCGGCCTGGGGATCTGGATCGGCGACGGCGCCGGGGCGGGTCACCGCATCAGCGGCAACACCCTCGCCGATAACCAGACCCACGGTGTGGCGGTCGACGTGATCAACGCGCCCCGGGAGGACCCGAGCTACATCCTCGACAACACCGTGACCGGCAACGGCATCCACGGGATGGAGATCAACGGCTCCGGCTACGTGGTGGAGGGCAACCGCGTCTCGGGCAACGGCGTGGGGATGTCGGGCACCTCCGGCATCCACGTCTACGCGAAGGACGCCGCCCAGGACGCGGGCGACCGCAACACCATCCGGTACAACATCGTCACCGGCCAGAAGGAGACGACCGGCCAGGACGGCAACGGGATCCAGATCGACCAGTGGTGCGACGGCAACGTCGTCGCGTTCAACGTCGCGGCCGACAACGACGGTGCCGGGATCAACCTGTTCGACGCCGGCTCCAACACGGTGGTGAACAACACGACTTACGGCAACATGCGCGATTCCGGCGGCAAGCACGTCTACCGCGGCGAGATCGTGCTCGCCTCCGACTACACCAAGCAGGTCGACCGCACGTCGAACAACCGGGTCCTCAACAACATCGCCTACGCGACCCGGCCGAACGTGGCCGCGATCGTGGTCGAGGCGACCACCACCGACAACAACAACGCGATTGGGCCGAACTTCCTCGGCAGCGCCGTCGGCGCCCCGCTCTACCGCTGGGACACGCAGGCCACCGGCGACGGGGCGAGCCTGCCGCTCAACGGCCAGGGTCCCGACCTCACCGGCACGCCCGCCTTCCGCGATCCCGCGAACCCCATGACCGGCGGGCTCGCCCTGACGGCGCCCCCGGCCCGCGCCGGCATCCCGCTCGGCGCCACCCGCGACATCGCCGGCCAGGCCTACGCCCCCGGCGAGGCCCCGACCTTCGGCGCCTACAGGAGCCCGTAA
- a CDS encoding glycosyltransferase family 2 protein: MSDGPVLSVIIPTYNRADTLRLCLRAFDRQETEAPFEIVVCDDGSTDHTGTVVSRAVATGRIPVVHLRQENAGANAARNRAIAAARGERLLIVNDDTIPVPSLVEAHRLAHTRRGGRETAILGRMTIDPALPFSPFSALHHDASYDALAGREEVGWDAFLTCNVSVDRHFLGEAGGFDPKLFWHEDIELGERLARRGMRLFYAPEALGYHHHLLDEAAYLRIAEREGAALVLWYRKRPDLVADLGRLGLVGPPPLGAAARHRVADLAMPQALLPGWQMAARALTRISPEAGRTVWRRLFQRRKRLAIARALAA, encoded by the coding sequence ATGAGCGATGGACCCGTGCTCTCGGTCATCATCCCGACCTACAACCGCGCCGACACGCTGCGTCTGTGCCTGCGGGCCTTCGACCGGCAGGAGACGGAGGCGCCCTTCGAGATCGTCGTCTGCGACGACGGCTCGACCGATCACACCGGGACGGTCGTCAGCCGCGCTGTCGCCACGGGCCGGATCCCCGTGGTGCACCTGCGCCAGGAGAATGCCGGGGCGAACGCCGCCCGCAACCGCGCCATCGCGGCGGCCCGGGGCGAGCGCCTCCTGATCGTCAACGACGACACCATCCCGGTGCCGAGCCTCGTCGAGGCGCACCGGCTCGCCCACACCCGGCGGGGCGGGCGGGAGACCGCGATCCTCGGCCGGATGACCATCGACCCGGCGCTGCCCTTCTCGCCGTTCTCGGCGCTCCACCACGACGCCTCCTACGACGCCCTGGCGGGCCGCGAGGAGGTCGGCTGGGACGCGTTCCTGACCTGCAACGTCAGCGTCGACCGGCACTTCCTGGGGGAAGCCGGGGGCTTCGATCCGAAGCTGTTCTGGCACGAGGACATCGAGCTGGGCGAGCGGCTGGCCCGGCGCGGCATGCGCCTGTTCTACGCCCCCGAGGCGCTGGGCTACCACCACCATCTCCTCGACGAGGCGGCCTATCTGCGCATCGCCGAGCGCGAGGGCGCGGCCCTGGTGCTGTGGTACCGCAAGCGCCCGGACCTCGTGGCCGATCTCGGCCGCCTCGGCCTCGTCGGGCCGCCGCCGCTCGGCGCGGCGGCGCGCCACCGGGTCGCCGACCTCGCCATGCCGCAGGCGCTCCTGCCCGGCTGGCAGATGGCGGCCCGCGCGCTGACGCGGATCAGCCCGGAGGCCGGCCGGACCGTGTGGCGGCGTCTGTTCCAGCGGCGCAAGCGCCTCGCCATCGCCCGGGCGCTCGCGGCATGA
- a CDS encoding lipopolysaccharide biosynthesis protein, whose protein sequence is MSGRRRAGGLRYGANLLGQAAGRGVYLAAGFAAFVMVGHFAGPAALGRYGLALAILAVALIAADFGTTLTFGARLGAVGPEMRAAEFGRMLSARLVLGLGTGAALLGVLPMLPDSIRPALALAALLMPLAAARFLDALFQVCGRPGWSVWPSLANAALLIGGTALALWLQLPEAALSLVAVAAGIAYGTVGLALALRLVPARPASLPHALATIRAAAGVGVSNALGSLNGRISLMMLAAFAGAAELGQFTAGFRFFELGAAVAITLCAPLVPVFGRAVGPLVDGRSRAGTTALRARVRGALVPILAASCAGAVAACALAEPLVRLAFGPDFGGAVPVLRVATGMSVLLIAATVLFAGLVPLGRTGFAVRGSAAACVTNLIACTLLIPWDPLLGAGLAALLAEAAMLGVLAQAFWREAGPPLALADVPTLAAPALLTALAWAAGPAALVPVTVPAVATLATAVAGWLCLRRNPSDPLPLPLPEASS, encoded by the coding sequence TTGTCGGGACGGAGGCGCGCCGGCGGGCTGCGCTACGGCGCGAACCTGCTCGGGCAGGCGGCGGGGCGCGGCGTCTACCTCGCGGCCGGCTTCGCGGCCTTCGTGATGGTCGGCCATTTCGCCGGCCCGGCGGCGCTGGGCCGCTACGGCCTCGCCCTGGCGATCCTCGCGGTCGCGCTGATCGCGGCGGATTTCGGCACCACGCTGACATTCGGGGCGCGGCTCGGCGCGGTCGGACCGGAGATGCGGGCGGCCGAGTTCGGCCGGATGCTGTCGGCGCGCCTCGTCCTCGGCCTCGGGACGGGTGCCGCGCTCCTCGGCGTCCTGCCGATGCTGCCGGATTCGATCCGGCCCGCCCTCGCGCTCGCCGCCCTGCTGATGCCGCTCGCGGCCGCCCGCTTCCTCGACGCCCTGTTCCAGGTCTGCGGGCGGCCGGGCTGGTCCGTCTGGCCGTCGCTCGCCAACGCCGCCCTGCTGATCGGCGGGACGGCACTCGCGCTCTGGCTTCAGCTTCCGGAGGCGGCGCTCAGCCTCGTGGCGGTGGCCGCCGGCATTGCGTACGGCACGGTCGGGCTGGCGCTGGCGCTGCGCCTCGTGCCCGCCCGCCCCGCCTCGCTGCCGCACGCGCTCGCGACGATCCGGGCCGCGGCGGGGGTGGGCGTCTCGAACGCCCTCGGCTCGCTCAACGGCCGGATCAGCCTGATGATGCTGGCCGCCTTCGCGGGCGCGGCCGAACTCGGCCAGTTCACGGCCGGCTTCCGGTTCTTCGAGCTCGGCGCCGCGGTGGCGATCACCCTGTGCGCGCCGCTGGTGCCGGTCTTCGGGCGCGCCGTCGGGCCCCTGGTTGACGGACGGTCGCGCGCCGGCACGACCGCCCTGCGCGCGCGGGTCCGCGGCGCTTTGGTGCCGATCCTCGCCGCGTCCTGCGCCGGAGCGGTGGCGGCCTGCGCCCTCGCGGAGCCCCTGGTACGCCTCGCCTTCGGTCCGGATTTCGGCGGCGCCGTCCCGGTGCTGCGCGTCGCCACCGGGATGAGCGTCCTGCTGATCGCCGCCACGGTCCTGTTCGCGGGCCTCGTCCCGCTGGGCCGGACCGGTTTCGCGGTACGCGGCAGCGCGGCGGCCTGCGTCACCAACCTCATCGCCTGCACGCTGCTGATCCCCTGGGACCCGCTCCTCGGCGCGGGCCTCGCCGCGCTGCTCGCCGAGGCGGCGATGCTCGGCGTCCTGGCTCAGGCCTTCTGGCGGGAGGCCGGACCGCCGCTCGCCCTGGCCGACGTGCCGACCCTCGCCGCGCCGGCCCTCCTCACCGCCCTCGCCTGGGCAGCCGGCCCCGCCGCGCTGGTCCCCGTGACGGTGCCCGCCGTCGCGACCCTCGCGACCGCCGTCGCGGGGTGGCTGTGCCTGCGCCGCAACCCGTCCGATCCCCTCCCCCTCCCGCTTCCGGAAGCCTCGTCATGA
- a CDS encoding serine acetyltransferase: protein MSETAAGPDLRLSRGADAEAGRLRWVEVRAALSADRDHWRRRGGGPARLRRGYHAVWLYRLSRYAHERGWRMAAWLLWLVNGWWTGADIPPSSRIAGGLFLPQPYGTVIAGAVGRDAAFGIQASIGGLLKEPDQDIGGGPGLPVLGDDVVLEAGAIVLGAVSIGDRARIGPRTTILKPVQADEEVMPQPWRPLPGRGVAA from the coding sequence ATGTCCGAGACAGCCGCTGGACCGGATCTGCGTCTCTCGCGCGGAGCGGACGCGGAGGCGGGGCGTCTCCGGTGGGTCGAGGTGCGGGCTGCCCTGTCCGCCGACCGCGATCACTGGCGCCGCCGCGGCGGCGGGCCGGCCCGCCTGCGCCGGGGCTACCACGCGGTCTGGCTCTACCGCCTGTCCCGCTACGCCCACGAGCGCGGCTGGCGGATGGCGGCGTGGCTGCTGTGGCTGGTGAACGGCTGGTGGACGGGCGCCGACATCCCGCCCTCCAGCCGCATCGCCGGCGGCCTGTTCCTGCCGCAGCCCTACGGAACCGTGATCGCCGGCGCCGTGGGCCGCGACGCCGCCTTCGGGATCCAGGCCTCCATCGGCGGCCTGCTGAAGGAGCCGGATCAGGACATCGGCGGCGGTCCCGGCCTCCCTGTGCTGGGCGACGACGTGGTCCTGGAGGCCGGCGCCATCGTGCTCGGGGCCGTGTCGATCGGCGACCGGGCCCGGATCGGTCCGCGGACCACTATCCTCAAGCCCGTCCAGGCCGACGAGGAGGTCATGCCGCAGCCCTGGCGGCCGCTTCCCGGCCGGGGAGTCGCGGCGTGA
- a CDS encoding serine O-acetyltransferase, translated as MSGPMTDHLTLSGLRRLLAADFARVLRQTTGGKPTSRLRRLMHLTLPAMQVAILHRTAHLLHGRGWRRCAALVADLSLRLTGASLHPGSRLGPGLFVPHPARVAFCGTGGADLTLLPGTLVGPRDWILPSQPFPADGPRLGDGAVVGAHAAVQGAVTIGAGATVGIGVCSLRDVPAGTVTMVVQRQLRSGGRGSEVGHGR; from the coding sequence GTGAGCGGTCCGATGACGGATCACCTCACCCTGTCGGGGCTGCGGCGCCTCCTGGCGGCCGACTTCGCCCGCGTCCTGCGCCAGACCACGGGCGGGAAGCCGACCTCGCGGCTCCGGCGCCTGATGCACCTCACGCTGCCGGCCATGCAGGTGGCGATCCTCCACCGGACCGCGCACCTGCTGCACGGCCGGGGCTGGCGCCGCTGCGCCGCCCTGGTGGCGGACCTGTCCCTGCGGCTCACGGGCGCCAGCCTGCATCCGGGCTCGCGCCTCGGGCCCGGCCTGTTCGTGCCGCACCCGGCGCGGGTCGCGTTCTGCGGCACCGGGGGCGCCGACCTGACGCTCCTGCCCGGCACACTGGTCGGGCCGCGGGACTGGATCCTGCCGAGCCAGCCGTTCCCCGCCGACGGCCCCCGCCTGGGCGACGGCGCCGTGGTCGGCGCGCACGCCGCGGTGCAGGGAGCAGTGACCATCGGCGCGGGCGCGACGGTCGGGATCGGGGTCTGCAGCCTCCGGGACGTCCCGGCCGGCACCGTCACGATGGTGGTCCAGCGGCAGCTCCGCAGCGGCGGGCGCGGCTCGGAGGTGGGCCATGGGCGCTAG
- a CDS encoding DUF1972 domain-containing protein: MAILGTRGVPAAHGGFETLAERLALELVARGWRVEVYCQVREPAPLTVWRGITLIPVAVRGDGAVSTIVFDLKCTLRAAFRPALPLVLGYNTAAFSLLYRLTAKRSVMNMDGIEWKRDRWSKPAKAWFWLNERLGSLFSTHLVADHPEIAKHLARRTSAARISTIAYGADPVLEASTDPLAKFGLRPRDYGLLIARVVPENLVLQIVRAWSEVRPGLPLLVLGKLAESDPYHRAVRAAGGPDVIFAGAIYEAERVAALRFHARFHIHGHTVGGTNPSLVEALGAGSPILAHDNPFNRWVAGPQALYFGDETELRRGILGLVRAGPRRLEVMGEASRRRHAEAFTWRGIFDAYERVLRRQLAPEREGRGAQRTVRREHGRA; this comes from the coding sequence GTGGCGATCCTCGGCACCCGCGGGGTGCCGGCGGCGCACGGGGGGTTCGAGACTTTGGCGGAGCGCCTCGCGCTGGAGCTCGTGGCGCGGGGCTGGCGGGTCGAGGTCTACTGTCAGGTGCGCGAGCCGGCGCCGCTGACGGTCTGGCGCGGGATCACACTCATCCCGGTCGCGGTCCGGGGCGACGGCGCCGTCTCGACGATCGTGTTCGACCTGAAATGCACCCTGCGGGCGGCTTTCAGGCCCGCCCTGCCCCTCGTGCTCGGCTACAACACCGCGGCGTTCTCGCTGCTCTACCGGCTGACGGCCAAGCGCAGCGTCATGAACATGGACGGCATCGAGTGGAAGCGTGACCGCTGGTCGAAGCCCGCCAAGGCCTGGTTCTGGCTGAACGAGCGCCTCGGCAGCCTGTTCTCGACCCACCTCGTGGCGGACCACCCGGAGATCGCCAAGCACCTCGCCCGTAGGACCTCCGCCGCACGGATCTCCACCATCGCGTACGGCGCCGACCCGGTGCTTGAGGCCTCGACCGACCCGCTTGCGAAGTTCGGGCTGCGCCCGCGCGATTACGGCCTGCTGATCGCCCGGGTGGTGCCCGAGAACCTCGTGCTCCAGATCGTGCGGGCCTGGAGCGAGGTCCGGCCGGGGCTGCCGCTGCTCGTGCTGGGCAAGCTCGCGGAGTCCGACCCGTATCACCGCGCCGTCCGCGCGGCGGGCGGCCCGGACGTGATCTTCGCCGGCGCGATCTACGAGGCCGAGCGCGTGGCCGCGCTCCGCTTCCACGCCCGCTTCCACATCCACGGCCACACGGTGGGCGGGACCAACCCCTCGCTGGTCGAGGCGCTGGGGGCGGGCTCGCCGATCCTCGCCCACGACAACCCGTTCAACCGCTGGGTGGCGGGACCGCAGGCGCTGTATTTCGGCGACGAGACGGAGCTGCGGCGGGGTATTCTCGGCCTCGTGCGGGCCGGGCCGCGCCGCCTGGAGGTCATGGGCGAGGCGTCCCGACGCCGCCACGCCGAGGCGTTCACGTGGCGCGGCATCTTCGACGCCTACGAGCGCGTCCTGCGCCGCCAGCTCGCCCCGGAGCGGGAGGGCCGGGGCGCGCAGCGGACGGTGCGCCGGGAGCACGGTCGCGCGTGA
- a CDS encoding class I SAM-dependent methyltransferase: protein MVTVEQRLFREMGAGGYSRHDHRMEYIVRVNALLRPDMRVMEFGAGRGKWSDDPVPLRRHLGDFRGRCAQVVACDVDEAVLGNKSADEVRLIGHDGVLPFPDASFDLISAFSVLEHIEHPEVTAAELGRVLAPGGWLCAWTPNRWGYVGIGARLVPKRLHARVLRLVEPRRVEIDSFVPLYTMNTEAARKRLFPTDRFEHFTYSFDGQPFYHGENIVLGKFWELLFRLTPGPFKGYHMVFIRKRP, encoded by the coding sequence ATGGTCACGGTCGAACAGCGTCTGTTCCGGGAGATGGGAGCCGGGGGCTATTCCCGGCACGACCACCGGATGGAGTACATCGTGCGCGTCAACGCGCTGCTCCGGCCGGACATGCGGGTGATGGAGTTCGGCGCGGGGCGCGGCAAGTGGAGCGATGACCCGGTCCCATTGCGGCGGCACCTCGGCGACTTCCGGGGACGCTGCGCCCAGGTTGTCGCCTGCGACGTCGACGAGGCGGTCCTCGGCAACAAGTCGGCCGACGAGGTCCGGCTGATCGGTCACGACGGGGTGCTGCCATTCCCGGACGCGAGCTTCGACCTGATCTCGGCCTTCTCGGTCCTCGAACATATCGAGCATCCCGAGGTCACCGCGGCGGAGCTCGGCCGGGTGCTCGCCCCTGGCGGCTGGCTCTGCGCCTGGACGCCGAACCGCTGGGGCTATGTCGGGATCGGGGCGCGGCTCGTGCCGAAGCGGCTGCACGCCCGGGTGCTGCGCCTCGTCGAGCCGCGGCGGGTCGAGATCGACTCGTTCGTGCCGCTCTACACGATGAACACGGAGGCGGCGCGGAAGCGGCTTTTCCCAACTGACCGGTTCGAGCACTTCACCTACAGTTTCGACGGGCAGCCGTTCTATCATGGCGAGAACATCGTCCTGGGCAAGTTCTGGGAGCTGCTGTTCCGGCTCACGCCGGGCCCGTTCAAGGGCTACCACATGGTGTTCATCCGCAAGCGGCCGTGA
- a CDS encoding glycosyltransferase family 2 protein: protein MSAVSLSVLIVTYNAGQDIETCLKRLAESRIDRPYEVILVDNASTDGTPERVARAFPWVQVIAERTNHGFAGGNAVALEHARGAAILLLNPDAFLRDPGALSGLLDHLDAHPEVGAVGPRLTFPDGTHQVGDAGYEPRPLSILVHAAGLSGRFGLRGLYLASRQAKGARPLDVDWICGACLLLRRSAIAAIGGLQSPMFLYGEDVDWGCRLRDAGWRVAYRPDIAVTHLQGGSGSTRSARWLDGLAAIYSLRNAGRPLSSPAFFSGPLRLGFTLRALAYGLAARLRGQPDLARKADDMRRFAGHLRSLRL, encoded by the coding sequence GTGAGCGCCGTCAGCCTCAGCGTCCTGATCGTCACGTACAATGCCGGCCAGGACATCGAGACCTGCCTAAAACGGCTGGCGGAGAGCCGCATCGACCGCCCCTACGAGGTGATCCTCGTCGACAACGCGTCGACCGACGGGACACCGGAGCGTGTCGCGAGGGCCTTTCCCTGGGTCCAGGTGATCGCCGAGCGGACCAACCACGGCTTCGCGGGCGGCAATGCCGTCGCGCTGGAGCACGCGCGCGGCGCGGCGATCCTGCTCCTCAACCCCGACGCGTTCCTGCGCGACCCGGGCGCGCTCTCGGGCCTGCTGGACCATCTCGACGCGCATCCGGAGGTCGGGGCGGTCGGTCCGCGCCTGACCTTCCCGGACGGGACGCACCAGGTCGGTGACGCCGGCTACGAACCGCGCCCGCTCTCGATCCTGGTCCACGCCGCCGGCCTGTCGGGCCGCTTCGGGCTGCGCGGCCTCTACCTCGCCAGTCGCCAGGCCAAGGGCGCGCGGCCCCTCGACGTGGACTGGATCTGCGGGGCCTGCCTGCTCCTGCGCCGCTCGGCGATCGCCGCGATCGGCGGCCTGCAGAGCCCGATGTTCCTCTACGGCGAGGACGTGGATTGGGGCTGCCGCCTGCGCGATGCCGGCTGGCGCGTCGCCTACCGCCCGGACATCGCCGTCACCCACCTCCAGGGCGGCTCCGGCAGCACACGCTCGGCCCGCTGGCTCGACGGGCTGGCCGCCATCTACAGCCTGCGCAATGCCGGCCGGCCCCTGTCGTCGCCCGCCTTCTTCTCGGGGCCGCTCCGGCTCGGCTTCACCCTGCGGGCGCTCGCCTACGGTCTCGCGGCCCGGCTGCGCGGGCAGCCGGACCTCGCCCGCAAAGCCGACGACATGCGCAGGTTCGCCGGCCACCTGCGCAGTCTTCGTCTCTGA
- a CDS encoding O-antigen ligase family protein, with translation MARVSAAPVRALRVLPLAGIGFAAAAGAIALSAAPLKFAVVGLAAAFGGVGALIVGRLYRLTPLLLVALAVGLTVKLDVSFLQHFEAVGQYLPSIGGGAGLTVSVALLVAAALIVAKLTGLGEASPSLRLDRPLVLTQFCFLVAGLLSLSNATDTAYLWFDTWRFAGLLLVSVAVSNLSESDIRTLALAICALCLVQTAVAGLQYVSGSELGLSVLGEEQIVEENINFSAQRRAGGLKVHPNILGYYYEFVWPLALALALSRGPLLLRLAGAAGAASALVGVVLTLSRASWLTFPVSAALLILLVYRDRLFSRTSLIVFGLLAIVGAVAALYAGPLIWERLTADDGGSAAQRGPLNAAALALFEQFPIFGVGLNNFGNQFAVLDRTGLSRLAGLFDRSNHVVHNLHILILTEVGIVGYAAFLLVFGTGIVRGFRAARRAPVGDPLAAIAAACAVGLIAHLLHGLVDPGFRLNLGIAELLYTGLGLIAGVRAAQRRRAVEASRAVASTAMIGAARARPERNPAPRGPSRPASPGGRPPLAAYGDRS, from the coding sequence ATGGCTCGGGTGAGCGCGGCCCCCGTCCGCGCGCTGCGGGTCCTGCCGCTGGCCGGGATCGGCTTCGCGGCGGCGGCCGGCGCGATCGCCCTGAGCGCGGCGCCGCTGAAATTCGCCGTCGTCGGCCTCGCGGCGGCCTTCGGCGGGGTCGGCGCCCTGATCGTCGGGCGCCTCTATCGCCTCACACCGCTCCTGCTCGTGGCCCTCGCGGTCGGGCTGACGGTCAAGCTCGACGTCAGCTTCCTCCAGCATTTCGAGGCCGTCGGTCAGTACCTGCCGAGCATCGGCGGCGGGGCCGGCCTGACGGTGAGCGTCGCCCTGCTGGTGGCCGCGGCGCTGATCGTCGCGAAGCTCACGGGCCTCGGGGAGGCTTCTCCGAGCCTGCGCCTCGACCGGCCCCTCGTCCTGACGCAGTTCTGCTTCCTAGTCGCGGGGCTGCTCTCGCTCTCCAACGCCACCGACACGGCCTATCTCTGGTTCGACACGTGGCGCTTCGCCGGCCTGCTCCTGGTCTCGGTCGCGGTCTCGAACCTGTCCGAGTCCGACATCCGGACCCTCGCGCTGGCGATCTGCGCCCTCTGCCTCGTCCAGACCGCGGTGGCGGGCCTGCAATACGTCTCGGGCTCGGAACTGGGCCTCTCGGTGCTCGGCGAGGAACAGATCGTCGAGGAGAACATCAACTTCTCGGCCCAGCGCCGCGCCGGCGGACTGAAGGTTCACCCGAATATCCTCGGCTACTACTACGAGTTCGTCTGGCCGCTCGCCCTGGCGCTGGCGCTGTCGCGCGGGCCGCTCCTCCTGCGCCTCGCGGGCGCCGCGGGCGCCGCCTCGGCCCTGGTCGGCGTGGTCCTGACCCTGTCGCGCGCGTCCTGGCTGACCTTCCCGGTCTCGGCCGCCCTCCTGATCCTGCTGGTCTACCGCGACCGCCTGTTCTCCCGGACGAGCCTGATCGTCTTCGGCCTGCTGGCAATCGTCGGCGCCGTCGCGGCACTCTACGCCGGCCCGCTGATCTGGGAGCGGCTCACCGCCGACGACGGCGGCTCGGCCGCCCAGCGCGGTCCGCTGAACGCGGCGGCCCTGGCGCTGTTCGAGCAGTTCCCGATCTTCGGCGTCGGCCTCAACAACTTCGGCAACCAGTTCGCGGTCCTCGACAGGACTGGCCTGTCCCGTCTCGCCGGATTGTTCGACCGGTCGAACCACGTGGTGCACAACCTGCACATCCTGATCCTCACCGAGGTCGGGATCGTCGGCTACGCGGCCTTCCTGCTGGTCTTCGGCACCGGCATCGTCCGGGGCTTCCGCGCCGCCCGCCGCGCGCCGGTGGGCGATCCGCTCGCGGCGATCGCGGCCGCCTGCGCGGTCGGCCTGATCGCGCACCTGCTGCACGGGTTGGTCGATCCGGGCTTCCGCCTGAATCTCGGCATCGCCGAGTTGCTCTACACCGGCCTCGGGCTGATCGCCGGGGTGCGGGCGGCACAGCGGCGGAGGGCTGTCGAAGCGTCCCGGGCGGTCGCGTCCACCGCCATGATCGGCGCGGCGCGCGCTCGACCGGAGCGGAACCCGGCGCCGCGCGGCCCTTCGCGCCCGGCGTCGCCCGGGGGGCGTCCGCCCCTGGCAGCGTATGGAGACCGTTCGTGA